The genomic segment GCAGATCGGTAATGCCCAACTCTTTGTCTTTGTAATTCCTATAGCCTTCTTTAAGATCCACTGTAATCCCGGGATAGTTGCCGACATGCTGCCGTGCACCGGTAAGATAGTTGAAAAGGGTTGTTTTGCCGGCGTTAGGATTGCCCGCCAGGGCCATGGCCAGTTTGTTTTTCATGTCAGGGATATCTAAGGGTGATGGCATGAATAAATCCTTTATCTGAATGTCTTGAGTGTCTCGCAGGGCGATGGGCGCACCTGTAGCCTTTTAAATTTACGGTATATTATAGATGATACACTATTGTGCAATTCAAGTGAGGGGGGTGATCAAGATAAGGTCGGCCTCATTATTTCTCAGGGTAAGCGTGGAATTCATGACTTGAATGGCAACCGGATCCTTCAGCGGTGCTCTTCCTTGTATCTTAATTTTCGTTCCGGGAACCAGGCCCATCTCCATTAGTCTTCGGCCCAGCTCACCGTTGGCTTTGATTGAAGCGATAATACCGGACTGCCCTTTTTTCATGTGGCGTAATGCTATTTTCTCCATCGTACATTTCCTTTTTCTTATTTTTTTAATCCCTTTCGAGAGGAGCAGCCCGAGCAATCCCCCCCGCAAGTGGATGAACCGTCCTTGTTTACGCTGTTTTTAAATTGTCTGAGAAACCGTCTGCCAACGGCGACTGCGCAGATAATGATTACTGCTGCAACAACTGCATTTTCCCACATAATTTGGCACCTGTTAATAAGTTAGTCTTGTCTAATATGTAAGGCAAAAAAAAAGCCAACCCATAATTTAGCTTTGCTCTTAGACCGCTTCAACAAGAATGTTTTCACTGGTTAAGGGATCAAGGCTTATCGTTCCCCCCGCTGTGCGTAAAATACATCGAGAGCCTTTTGTGGCGCAGATCACATTAATTTCCTCTCCCGGATACATTCCCAGAGAGGCCATTCTTGCGCACATTTTCCTGTCACCGGTGATTTTGCATATTTTTTTTCTTCCGCACCTGGAGTTTTCTGAAAGTGGAGAGATCTTACCGTCTACTTTCTCTCTGCAGAAAAAATTTTTCAGAACGGAACTATTGTTCCAACCTTTTCCAGCACAATTTTTCCTTTTCATGTCCTTCTCCGTAGTACTGTTTAAGCAATTAGGTACACCAAACAATACTGCAAGTCAATCCAAAAATAAAGGAGATGAAAAATAATTAGGTATGTTTAATTTAAATTTTTCCAGAGGTTTCTTTATGCGATAGCAATTGGACAGTGAAACGAAATAAATACAGGTTTTAGTAAAGAGATTGCCCCTAATTCCCAGCTCAAGGCTGGAGATGCAAAATTTTCAGGGGGTATCAGAAAAAAATAGAGGGGAGGGAGGCTTTGGCACTTCCGGCAAGAGTTTCAGAGGCCTGACTCTTGCCGGAAATGCCTGAGCGTTCGAAAAGAAAGCTTTTCCGGATTCAGCGTACTTTTCCTCTACCCTGTGAAAAGAACGCCCTAAAAAAAAGCAATTATCTTTTGATATTGCAAAGAAGCTTTAGATTGTTGGGGTTCGCTGCGCTCACCGCCAACCTAACCCTTTCAAAATTCGATCGGGGCAAGCCGGCAGGTTGGTGCTGATGCAAGGAAGCCCACGCTTTTGCAGTAGTTTTCCTGGCTGCTCGGGATCTGCGCTTACCTGCGCACATCTGGAGCGGAATTGTTGCTGCTATTGCTTTTTCGTCCAGGAGTCGCGTAAGGTAACAATGCGGTTGAAGACAGGTTTTCCAGGGCGTGAATCCTTATGGTCCAGACAGAAATATCCCTGTCGCTCGAATTGGAAACGCATGCCGGATTCCTGTTGGTTAAGGCCCGGCTCCACTTTACAGTTTTCAAGTTCGACAACCGAATCGGGGTTAAGGTGGTCGAGAAAGGTGGTTTCCTTATCCGCATCCGGATTTTCCACGGAAAACAGCCTGTCGTATAGTCTAACCCTGCAGTCAATACAATGGTGTGCCGATACCCAGTGGATAGTGCCTTTCACCTTGCGGCCGTCGGGTGAGGACCCTCCTTTGGTCAGCGGATCGTAGGTGCAGTGTATTGCCGTAATTTCTCCTGTCTCTTCATCTTTTTCTATGGAAGCGAATTTGATGTAGTAGCCATAGCGAAGACGGACTTCGCGATCAGGGCCGAGACGGAAATATTTCCGCGGAGGATCCTCCAGAAAATCGGAACGTTCAATAAATAGTTCCCGACTGAACGGCAGTGTTCTTCCTCCCATCTCCGGTTTTTGCGGATGATTTTTGGCCTCCACCTCTTCTTCCTGTCCCTCTGGATAATTGTCGATAATCACTTTAAGAGGATCGAGCACACCCATAACGCGCGGTGCCGTATCGTTGAGATCCTCCCGGATAGCATTTTCCAGCACGCCCATATCTATCCAGCTTTCCTTTTTACCGACCCCGATGGTATGGCAGAAACTGCGGATGGAGGCAGGCGTATATCCTCTTCTGCGTAATCCGGTGATGGTCAACATTCGCGGATCATCCCAGCCGTCCACGAATTTTTCCTCGACCAGTTTCAGCAGCTTGCGCTTACTCATCACCGTGTAGCTCAAATTGAGTCTGGCGAACTCGATCTGGCGGGGGTGGCATTGGGTCTGCAAGGTGTTGAGTACCCAGTCATAAAGAGGCCTGTGGTCTTCAAATTCCAAAGTGCATAAGGAGTGGGTAATCTTTTCGATGGAATCGGAGATACTGTGGGTGTAGTCATACATGGGATATATACACCAGGTATCTCCGGTCCTGTGGTGGGAAACCTTCATGATCCTGTAGATGACCGGATCACGCAGGTTGAGGTTAGGCGAGGCCATATCGATCTTGGCTCTGAGCACATGGCTGCCTTCGGCAAAATCGCCGTTTTTCATTTTTTCAAATAGTTCGAGGTTTTCATCGATGCCGCGATTGCGATAGGGGCTGTTGCGCCCCGGCTCTTTGAGGGTGCCGCGATATAGGCGGATCTGCTCAGCCGAAAGCTCGCATACATATGCCTTGCCGGCTCTGATCAACTGCAGGGCATATTGATAGAGATCATCAAAATAGTCCGAGGCGAAGAAGAGATTGTCCTGCCAGTCGTATCCCAGCCAGGCCACATCTTCCTTGATAGCTTCGACATAGAGATCTTCTTCTTTTGATGGGTTGGTATCATCAAAGCGAAGATGGCAGCGGCTTTTATATTCCTCGGCAATACCGAAATTGAGGCATATGGATTTTGCATGGCCGATATGCAGAAAACCATTGGGCTCCGGAGGAAAGCGGGTTACCGGTTGTATATGTTTACCACTCTGCAGGTCATCGGCCACAATCTGACGGATGAAATCCAGTGGTTTTCCTTTTGTTATATCGTTATGTTCCATAATAATTCCGTATTCGATAGGGGATAAATCTGGTTAAAAGTCATCGAAGTCTTCGAGGTTAATCAAATAAGTTTACCGCATTGCGCAGTCTCTGCACTACCCTGTCTCTGCCGATCGCCATGACTATGTCAAACATCGACGGACCGGCAAGCTGACCGGTAAGGACGGTGCGCATACCGTTTATGATGATGCCTGGCTTTATCTCAAGTTCTGCGGCCATTTCCCGGGCGACCCGCTCGGTTTCCTCGAGAGTGAAGGGCTCAAGGGCGGCATAACGCTCAGCAAGCTCGGGAAGCCACTGCTGCAGTTCCGGATATTTGGCCAGGTTCTTTTTGCGTGCTTTATCGCAAATGGTGTAGTCCTCGGCAAAATATGCCCGGCCGGTCTGGGCAAAATCCTTGAGTGTGTGAAACCTGGAACGGATAAGATCAAGCGTACTCAGAAACCACTCTTTTTCTTCCGCAGCATAGTCCTCTTTCCAGAGACCTTCTTTTTTCAACTCTTCTCTGACATATTCTCCCAGCTCTTCAATGTCCATGGACCGCAGATAATGTTCATTTATGGATATTGCCTTGGGATCTGTAAAGAATTTAGGGTCGTTTTTGCGATAGTTGAAAATCGAATGCGATTTATTGATCCTCTCCAGGGAAAATCGTTCGATCAGTTCTTCCCGTGAGAAGATTTCCTGGTCGTCTCCGGGAGACCAGCCAAGAAGGACAAGGTAATTATTGAAGGCCCAGGGGAGGAAGCCGTGTTCCTTGTAAAACTGCACGGCAACAATTTCACCATGGCTTCTTTTAGAAATTTTGGCCCTTTTGGTGTCCATAGTCAAGGGTATATGGGCAAAAACCGGCAGTGGGGCCTCGAGGGCTTCATATAACAGCACCTGCCTGATGGTGTTGGTCATATGATCCTGCCCTCTGATGACATGGGTAATCCTGTCGCGGATATCATCCACCACATTGCAGAGAAGATAGAGGGGTTTGCCGTTGGAACGAACAATGACGAAATCATCGATTTCGGTGTAGTTGCAGTCTATTTTCCCGAGAACCTTATCGTCATAGCTGAGTATGCCTTGCCGCTCGGGTACCTTGAAACGTATGATATAAGGGGTTGAGGCTGCCTCTTTTTCGGCAATTTCGGCCTTGCTCAGGCGACGGCAGGTGCCGTCATAGGCCAGGCTTCCCTTGGCGGCAAGGGCAGCTTCTCTTCTGGCCTCGAGGTCCTCTTTGGTGCAGTAGCATTTGTAGGCCCTGTCTTTGGCGATGAGTTCGGCTGCGGCTCTCTCGTGGTCCTCGCTGAATTCGCTCTGAAAATAGGGCCCTTCATCCCAGTCGATTCCAAGCCAGGTAAGACCTTCAAGTATACCTTCAATAGAGTCACTGGTGGAGCGTTCCACGTCGGTGTCTTCTATTCTGAGAATCAATTTGCCGCCGGTTTTTTTTGCATACAACCAGTTGTAAAGTGCTGTCCTTGCACCACCGATATGGAGATACCCGGTTGGGCTTGGTGGAAAACGCAGTCTGGTTTCACTCATTGTTGCTCCTTATATGCTGAACGAAGTCGTTAATATTGCAGTTGGATCTGCTATTGTAACACTATCATGGAAGATAAAAAGAGATGTTTTCAAATGACGGTGGTGTAATTTGCAGTGCAGAGTCAGTAATAGATTTTTTTTTTGCTATTTGTAATTAAGGAAGAAAACCTTTTATATATCTTCTTCTTTCGTTAATTTCAACGCTTATCCTTAAAGGCTCCATCTTCCGCCTTTTCGTTCAAGTATACCTGATTTTGCCTGTCTCTGCGAATCCGCCGATCATTTAGAAATATTACATTTTACGAGGAGAAAGTCCGGTATTGCAGGAGATTTGGAATTTTTGTTGTCCTTGAGGGGCAATGACGTTATATTCGGTTTCTTCAATAATATACTCTATCTTATCAACGTTGCTGCCGAAAATAATGTGGCTGCCGTGATCCGGAATCTGTCGGTTCACCCGATGTACAACCTGCCGGGGGAATACGATTACGAAATTTTAAGGAGCAGAGATGAAAGTACTGATAAGTGACAATTTATCCCCCG from the Desulfopila inferna genome contains:
- a CDS encoding FeoA family protein encodes the protein MEKIALRHMKKGQSGIIASIKANGELGRRLMEMGLVPGTKIKIQGRAPLKDPVAIQVMNSTLTLRNNEADLILITPLT
- a CDS encoding FeoB-associated Cys-rich membrane protein produces the protein MWENAVVAAVIIICAVAVGRRFLRQFKNSVNKDGSSTCGGDCSGCSSRKGLKK
- a CDS encoding FeoA domain-containing protein, which codes for MCARMASLGMYPGEEINVICATKGSRCILRTAGGTISLDPLTSENILVEAV
- a CDS encoding glutamine--tRNA ligase/YqeY domain fusion protein gives rise to the protein MEHNDITKGKPLDFIRQIVADDLQSGKHIQPVTRFPPEPNGFLHIGHAKSICLNFGIAEEYKSRCHLRFDDTNPSKEEDLYVEAIKEDVAWLGYDWQDNLFFASDYFDDLYQYALQLIRAGKAYVCELSAEQIRLYRGTLKEPGRNSPYRNRGIDENLELFEKMKNGDFAEGSHVLRAKIDMASPNLNLRDPVIYRIMKVSHHRTGDTWCIYPMYDYTHSISDSIEKITHSLCTLEFEDHRPLYDWVLNTLQTQCHPRQIEFARLNLSYTVMSKRKLLKLVEEKFVDGWDDPRMLTITGLRRRGYTPASIRSFCHTIGVGKKESWIDMGVLENAIREDLNDTAPRVMGVLDPLKVIIDNYPEGQEEEVEAKNHPQKPEMGGRTLPFSRELFIERSDFLEDPPRKYFRLGPDREVRLRYGYYIKFASIEKDEETGEITAIHCTYDPLTKGGSSPDGRKVKGTIHWVSAHHCIDCRVRLYDRLFSVENPDADKETTFLDHLNPDSVVELENCKVEPGLNQQESGMRFQFERQGYFCLDHKDSRPGKPVFNRIVTLRDSWTKKQ
- the gltX gene encoding glutamate--tRNA ligase is translated as MSETRLRFPPSPTGYLHIGGARTALYNWLYAKKTGGKLILRIEDTDVERSTSDSIEGILEGLTWLGIDWDEGPYFQSEFSEDHERAAAELIAKDRAYKCYCTKEDLEARREAALAAKGSLAYDGTCRRLSKAEIAEKEAASTPYIIRFKVPERQGILSYDDKVLGKIDCNYTEIDDFVIVRSNGKPLYLLCNVVDDIRDRITHVIRGQDHMTNTIRQVLLYEALEAPLPVFAHIPLTMDTKRAKISKRSHGEIVAVQFYKEHGFLPWAFNNYLVLLGWSPGDDQEIFSREELIERFSLERINKSHSIFNYRKNDPKFFTDPKAISINEHYLRSMDIEELGEYVREELKKEGLWKEDYAAEEKEWFLSTLDLIRSRFHTLKDFAQTGRAYFAEDYTICDKARKKNLAKYPELQQWLPELAERYAALEPFTLEETERVAREMAAELEIKPGIIINGMRTVLTGQLAGPSMFDIVMAIGRDRVVQRLRNAVNLFD